DNA from Arthrobacter sp. FW305-BF8:
TTGACCCGTGAGTACTGTAGAAACCCTTGTAGGCGACTGGTTGCCCCTGCCCGACGTTGCCCAGTTGTTGGATGTGTCCATTACCAAAGTCCACGGGCTTCTTGATGAGCGGGCGCTGGCCGCCCTGCGGATCGGGGAACGCCGGATCCGTTCGGTGCCGGCGGCATTCCTCCAGGACGGCCACGTCGTGGACAGCCTCAAGGGCACCATCGTTGTGCTGGCAGACGCGGGCTTCTCGGACGAAGAGCTTATCGGCTGGCTCTTTACCCCTGACGAGTCACTGCGCGGGCGGCCCATCGATGCCCTCCGTGAGGGTCGCAAGACAGAAATCCGCCGCCGGGCGCAGTCCCTGGCTTGGTAGTAGACCCAGTCTCGTAATAAACCCAGTCTGGTAATAAACCCAGCTTGGTAATAAACCCAGCCTGGTTATAGACCCAGTGTGATGAAACGGGCCGGGCCGGCCGCTTAGGCGGCCCGGCTCACCGTCGCCTCCGCCAGCCGCCGGAGTGCGGTCTTGGGGAGGTCCTCCAGCGGCAGAAGCTCGAGGGCTGCGTACGCCGCCGCGCCGAACTCCTCGATCAGCACCTCTGTGGCCTGCAGCGCTCCGCAGTCCGCAATGATTCGGCGGATCTCGGCCACGTCGTCCTCGCTCAGCTCCGGGCTACCGAGCTTTGAGTCGATGAACGCGGACTCCTCGGGCGTGGCCAGGTCCAGGGCGAAGGCCACGAGCACTGTCCGCTTGCCCTCCCGGAGGTCGTCTCCCGCGGGTTTTCCGGTGGTCACCGGGTCTCCGAAGACGCCCAGGACGTCGTCGCGGAGCTGGAAGGCCTCGCCCAGGGGGAGTGCGAACGCGGAGTAGCCCCGGAGCAGTTCGTCAGAGGCCCCGCCGAGCGCCCCGCCCAGCGCGAGCGGATGTTCCGTCGAGTACTTGGCCGACTTGAACCGGATGATTGACTGGGCGCGGCTGACAGCCCCTGCACGGTCCCGGACCGGCCCGGCCACCTCTTCGAGGATGTCCAGATACTGGCCCGCCATGACCTCCGAACGCATCAGGTTGAAGATCAGCCTTGCCCTGCTTCCTGAGGCCGCCGTTGCGCCGATGTCGGTGAAGGCTTCCTCGCTGAAGGACAGGCACAGGTCGCCGGCCAGGATGGCTGCGGCGTGGCCGAAGCGTTCGCTGTCGAGGGCCCAGCCCTGGGACTCGTGTAGTTGAATGAAGCGGCGGTGCACGCTGGGTCCGCCCCGGCGGGTGTCCGACCGGTCAATGATGTCATCGTGGATCAGGGCGGCGGCTTGGAACAGCTCAAGGGCCGCGCCTGCTGTGACGATGTCCTCGGCGGAGGCAGGACCGCCCGCTCCGCGCCATCCCCAGTAGCACATAAGGGCGCGCAACCGCTTTCCGCCGGTGACCAGGTTGGAGATGGATCCCATGATGGGATCGATATCCGGCGAGATGGCGGTCATGATCGACTGCCGGGTGGTCAGGAAGTCTGTCAGCTTTCCCGCTACGGCGGCCACGAAGTCCGCCTGCTCCACGCGAAGCTGCTCGGCCACCATCACTTGATGGACTCGGGCGTCACGTTGGCGCCGATGGTGAACGTTGAAACTCCGCCGGATTGGGGGACTGCGATGTTAACCGTCTCGTTTCCTGCCCGTACAAAGTCCTTTGATGCCACGCTGCCCACCGAGTTGCCGGGGACGGGCTTGAAGCCCTGCGCTTCCAGCGCCTTGGTGTAATAGGCGACGACGGCGGCTGGCTTGGCCGACGTTGAGCCCACCAGTGCGGCGGTGGCCGGGGAAGTTGACTTGTCGAAGCTGCTGGCCACCACCTTGGCCCCGGGCATCACGGGCACAAGCTTTGACGGGAAGCCGGCGACGAGCGCTCCCACGGTGGCCGACGTGCCGGGGGAGGCAGACGGACTGGCGGTTGCCGTGGGAGACGCCGTGGCGGCTGCCGTGTTCGTTGGCGCGGCAGCGCGTGAGGCCGATGCCGTCGCCGCGGGCGTTGCGGAACCGGGCGCCTGTGCCGAGCACGCTGAGGCCGCCGCCACTACGGCCGCTCCAACGGCGAGCAGCCCAAGGCGGGCAGGCATGAGCGTTCCAATGACCTTCACAGGTGCGGTCCTCCTGGGTGTTGATGCCGGATTCAGCCTCCAGTTTAGTCAGGCGCAGGGCATAGGATTGCAGATGTGGGGCCGGACGACGACAGAGAGCAGGCGGAAGCGCGGCTGCGGGACCTTCGGCGGGCGAGCATCATGCACGTCGATATGGACGCTTTTTTTGTCTCGGTGGAGCTGCGCGCCCGCCCTGATCTGCGGGGCCGGCCGGTCATAGTGGGTTTTCCGGCGGAGCGTTCCGTCGTGCTGTCTGCTTCGTATGAGGCCCGCAGGTTCGGCGTGAAGTCGGCGATGCCCATGGCGGTGGCCCACCGGCTGTGTCCGCAGGCCGTTATCATCGAGCCCAGGCACAAGCTGTACTACGAGGTCTCCGGCCAGCTGATGGGCATCTTCGAGTCCATTACCGAGCTCGTTGAGCCGCTCAGCGTGGACGAGGCGTTCCTTGACGTCGGAGGGGCCATCCGCAGGCTAGGTCCGCCGAGTGAAATAGGGCAGCTGATCCGAAGGAGGGTCGCCAGCGAGCTGGGCATTACGGCGTCAGTGGGGATTGCCGCCAGCAAGTTTGTGGCCAAGATCGCTTCCACCCGGTGCAAGCCGGATGGGCTGCTGCTCATCCGGCCGGAGCAGACCGTCCCGTATCTTCACAGCCTTCCGGTCAACGCCCTGTGGGGTGTTGGAGGCAAGACTGCTGAAGTGCTGGCCCGCATGGGGATCCGTACCGTGGCCGATGTCGCCGCGACGCCGGTATCCTCGCTCAAGAAGGTGCTGGGCGCCACCGGCGAACACGTCCACCGTCTCTCCTGGGGTATCGACAGCCGGACGGTCACCCCGGTGCGGGTAGAGAAGAGCATCGGGGCGGAGGAAACGTTCGCCTTGGACACAGCGGACGATGCCCTGCTGCACCGCGAGCTGCTGCGACTGTCCCACCGCACTGCCGAGCGGCTGCGCGCTTCCGGGCTGGTGGCACGGACTGTGGCGCTCAAGCTGCGGTACGCCGATTTCTCCACGGTGACCCGAAGCCGCACGGTGCACACGCCACTGGACAGCGCGCAGCTGATCTACGCCGTGGCCATCCAGCTGCTGGAGTCGCTGGGCAGCCGGCCCCTCATGGTCCGGCTAGTGGGTGTCCGTGCGGAGCAGCTCGAAGCGGCCGCCCAGACCTCCCTTCAGCTGAGCCTGGACAGGCGCGACGACAACTGGCGGGCCGCTGAACAGGCACTGGACAAGGTGGCGGAGAAGTTCGGCAGCAAGTCCGTGCTTCCGGCCCGGCTGCTTGAGCCGGGAAGCCGCAACCCCTGACGTGATTCCGGCGACACCCGCCGGTGCGGGAAACCGCGTTCATGGGCGCGAATCGGTGTCAGGTCAAGGGCCAGCCTCTTTTGCCGCCCGTGAACAGCGTCTTTCAGAACAGCGCCCAACAAACTATCCTTATAGATACAAAGATTTCGAACGTCTGGACATGTGTGGATCACCTGACCCGCCGCGTCAGTATGCTTGAATTCCTGGATCTGCCAAGGCTGGCAGGAACGGGAACCTGGATAGCATGCCGGTCGTTGACGAGGCAGGAACAACCGGTTCCGGCCTGTCTGGACGTTGGCCTACTTAAGGAGGTCGTGATGCCGCTCTCGGAGCACGAACAGAAGCTGCTCGAGCAACTCGAGAGGCAACTGCATGAGGACGATCCCAAGTTTGCCAATTCCATGGGCTCGGATCCCGGCCGCAGCTGGTCCACCCGGCACATCGTAATTGGCGTACTGGCCACACTGGCCGGGGTGCTGCTCCTCCTGGTAGGGGTCTCCCTCCAGAACATATTCGTAGGGGTCCTCGGGTTCGTCGTCATGGGCGCCGGAGTTTACTTTGCCACGATGCGCAGCGTTGCGGCCGGCAAAGCGAAGGCCGGCGGGCATGGCCGGAAGTCCAAGAGCAAGAGCTCCTTTATGAACAGCCTCGAGGAACGCTGGGATGAAAGGCGCCGCGGGGAGTCCTGAGCCCAGCGCTCCACTTCCCACCACCTCCACTTCGTACCATCCTCCACACCGCACCATCCTCCACATCGCACCACCATCCACATTGCGCCACCGGGTCCAGCTCCGGTTGGGCGCCAATAAGCCAGGAATGACCCGCCACGGCGGGTCATTCCGCTTTAACCCGGGGAACTGCGCGTGTAACCCGGGGAACCGCACGGGAGCGGGCGTGCCAAAGCTGAGATCGCTGCGGCGGCAGTAAGGCGAAGCGGCCGAATTTCCCTCCACTTTCCACCCCCAGGCAAAATCCCCGCCATTCCGCGGAAAATTGTTTGTCTCCGCGGCAGAGAAGTCACCGCGTCGCGTTGACTGTGGGGAGAAGTGGAGTAAAGTGGAGCGCGTAAGAGGGTAGTGGCAGCGCGGGGGTTGTTCGGCTTCTGACGGCAGACGGGCGGTGGGACGTGTTCCTTGGGACACACTCGCCGCGTCTTGACGAAAAGGGCAGGATCATTCTTCCCGCCAAGTTCCGTGAGGAACTTGCCGGCGGACTTGTTCTCACGCGAGGCCAGGAGCGCTGCATCTACGTCTTCAGCGAGCAGGAATTCGCGAGGGTACACGAGCAGATCCGGGAGGCTCCGATCTCCAACAAGTCGGCTCGTGACTACATCCGGGTTTTTCTCTCTGGAGCCTCGGACGAGGTACCTGACAAGCAGGGGCGCGTGACCATTCCTCCCGCGCTCCGGGAGTATGCAGGGCTCGGCAGGGAGTTGGCCGTAATTGGGGCCGGCACCCGCGCGGAGATCTGGGATGCCCAGGCCTGGAATGAGTACCTGGCGGAGAAGGAAACCTCCTTCTCTGAAACTGACAACCCCATCGCCGGCATCCTTTAGGCCGGCCCACCCCGTAACCGTTTCTTGGACGAGATCTCCAGCCGCCCATCCCTGCCGACGACCTGGCTCACTTCCCCGGAGCCAGGCAGCCAACGGGATAGGCGCGGATGGGGATCTGGCCCAAGAAACCACCCCCAAGGAACCGTTCCAGGCGCTCAAGGAAGGACGAAGGCATGACAGAACCCGACCAGCCGAAGCCCACGTCCGAACGCCATGTACCGGTCCTGAAGGACCGGTGCATCAATCTTTTGGCGCCCGGATTCGAGGCGGCACGCCTGCGCGGTGAAACGCCGGTGGCCATTGACGCCACGCTCGGGATGGGTGGGCACTCTGAAGCCATGCTCCAGCGCTTTCCGGACCTGCACCTCGTGGGCATCGACCGTGACGAAGAAGCGCTGGCACTGGCGGGGGAGCGGCTCAAGCCCTTCGCGGCCCGCACGGACCTGGTCCACGCTGTTTACGACGAAATCGCCGAGGTGCTGGAGGACCTCGGCATTCCGGAGGTCCACGGCATCCTGATGGACCTCGGGGTCTCGTCCCTGCAGCTCGACGAGCGCGAACGCGGTTTCGCCTATTCCTTTGACGCACCCCTGGACATGCGGATGGACACCAGCCGCGGCCAGACTGCGGCGGACGTCGTAAACAACTACAGCGAAGAGGAACTGGTCAGGATCATCCGCAAGTGGGGTGAGGAAAAGTTCGCGGGGCGCATCGCCAACAGGATCGTTGCCGCCCGGGCAGCAAAGCCGTTCACCACCACGGGGGAACTCGTCGAGCAGATCAGGGCGGTGGTTCCGGCTGCCGCAGCCAAGTCCGGCGGACATCCGGCTAAGCGCACCTTCCAGGCCCTGCGCATCGAGGTCAACGAGGAACTCGAGGTCCTCGAGCGTGCTGTTCCGGCGGCGGTGGACGCCACCGCGCTCGGCGGCCGCATCGTCGTGATGTCCTACCACTCGCTGGAAGACAAGATCGTCAAGGGCGTTTTCCAAGCCCGCTCCAAATCATCTGCTCCGCTCGGTTTCCCCGTGGAGCTTGAAGAACACAAGGCCGAACTCAAAACCCTGACCAAAGGCACCGAGGTGCCTACCGCCGTCGAGATCGCAGAGAATTCGCGCGCAGCATCAGCCCGGCTGCGCGCAGTGGAACGCATCAGAGCCAGGAGAGCAACATGAGCACCGCAGCTGCCAGGAACCTCGCCCTTCCGTCCGGCCCGAGCGTCCACGACATAGAGGCCGGGCTTCCGGGCTCGGCCCGCAAGGCCCGCACCCCCCTGTCCCTGGTCCGGTCCGCACCGCGGAAGCGCCGCGCGCCCTTCGTCGTCCTGTGCTTCGGCATGCTGGCGGCCGCGCTGATTGCGGTGCTGGTGCTCAACATCTCTGTTTCCACAGCGCAGTACCAGTTGGTGAAGCTTCGCGCCGAGCAGACGGCGCTCACCAAGCAGAACCAGGATCTGACACAGCAGGTGCAAAACTTTGAGGCTCCCCAGAATCTTGCTGCCAAGGCCGCACAATTGGGAATGGTTGCTTCCACCGGCAAAGGCCAGGTTGATCTTTCCACGCTGACCGTGAGCGGAGATGCCAGGCCGGCGGTCAAGGGAGACTCGGCAGGAGCGGTGATCGCTGCCCCTGCCGTCCCGGGTCAGCTGAACGTGGTCCCGCCCGCCAGTTCGGGCGAGCCGCTGGAAAGCAGGGCACCGGCTGCCGGTGAAACGGCAGTTGCCGAGCCGGAGGCGGCCCCGGCCGCTGCGACGCCGGCCAGGCCGGCGGCTGCGGCCAAGCCCGCGGCACTCAACGGCGGCACCATTCCGGCGCCGGAGCAAAGGGCGCCGGGGCAGTAGGGCAAGAACAGGCGGCTGGTAGCCCGCATGGCAAGCAGTAGGGGATGAGCGTGGCGCAAGGCAAGAGCAAGGCAAGCAAGAAGAAGGTTGCTAACGCCACGAAGCGGCTCCGCCTCGGACTGAGCATCATGCTTGCCCTGCTGGTGGTTGTCGGCGGAAAGCTCTTCCTGGTGCAGGGACTGGACGTCGGCGGCATGGCTGAAGCTGCCCTG
Protein-coding regions in this window:
- a CDS encoding Rv2175c family DNA-binding protein; the encoded protein is MSTVETLVGDWLPLPDVAQLLDVSITKVHGLLDERALAALRIGERRIRSVPAAFLQDGHVVDSLKGTIVVLADAGFSDEELIGWLFTPDESLRGRPIDALREGRKTEIRRRAQSLAW
- a CDS encoding polyprenyl synthetase family protein; translation: MMVAEQLRVEQADFVAAVAGKLTDFLTTRQSIMTAISPDIDPIMGSISNLVTGGKRLRALMCYWGWRGAGGPASAEDIVTAGAALELFQAAALIHDDIIDRSDTRRGGPSVHRRFIQLHESQGWALDSERFGHAAAILAGDLCLSFSEEAFTDIGATAASGSRARLIFNLMRSEVMAGQYLDILEEVAGPVRDRAGAVSRAQSIIRFKSAKYSTEHPLALGGALGGASDELLRGYSAFALPLGEAFQLRDDVLGVFGDPVTTGKPAGDDLREGKRTVLVAFALDLATPEESAFIDSKLGSPELSEDDVAEIRRIIADCGALQATEVLIEEFGAAAYAALELLPLEDLPKTALRRLAEATVSRAA
- the dinB gene encoding DNA polymerase IV; translation: MHVDMDAFFVSVELRARPDLRGRPVIVGFPAERSVVLSASYEARRFGVKSAMPMAVAHRLCPQAVIIEPRHKLYYEVSGQLMGIFESITELVEPLSVDEAFLDVGGAIRRLGPPSEIGQLIRRRVASELGITASVGIAASKFVAKIASTRCKPDGLLLIRPEQTVPYLHSLPVNALWGVGGKTAEVLARMGIRTVADVAATPVSSLKKVLGATGEHVHRLSWGIDSRTVTPVRVEKSIGAEETFALDTADDALLHRELLRLSHRTAERLRASGLVARTVALKLRYADFSTVTRSRTVHTPLDSAQLIYAVAIQLLESLGSRPLMVRLVGVRAEQLEAAAQTSLQLSLDRRDDNWRAAEQALDKVAEKFGSKSVLPARLLEPGSRNP
- a CDS encoding DUF3040 domain-containing protein codes for the protein MPLSEHEQKLLEQLERQLHEDDPKFANSMGSDPGRSWSTRHIVIGVLATLAGVLLLLVGVSLQNIFVGVLGFVVMGAGVYFATMRSVAAGKAKAGGHGRKSKSKSSFMNSLEERWDERRRGES
- the mraZ gene encoding division/cell wall cluster transcriptional repressor MraZ, giving the protein MFLGTHSPRLDEKGRIILPAKFREELAGGLVLTRGQERCIYVFSEQEFARVHEQIREAPISNKSARDYIRVFLSGASDEVPDKQGRVTIPPALREYAGLGRELAVIGAGTRAEIWDAQAWNEYLAEKETSFSETDNPIAGIL
- the rsmH gene encoding 16S rRNA (cytosine(1402)-N(4))-methyltransferase RsmH, whose protein sequence is MTEPDQPKPTSERHVPVLKDRCINLLAPGFEAARLRGETPVAIDATLGMGGHSEAMLQRFPDLHLVGIDRDEEALALAGERLKPFAARTDLVHAVYDEIAEVLEDLGIPEVHGILMDLGVSSLQLDERERGFAYSFDAPLDMRMDTSRGQTAADVVNNYSEEELVRIIRKWGEEKFAGRIANRIVAARAAKPFTTTGELVEQIRAVVPAAAAKSGGHPAKRTFQALRIEVNEELEVLERAVPAAVDATALGGRIVVMSYHSLEDKIVKGVFQARSKSSAPLGFPVELEEHKAELKTLTKGTEVPTAVEIAENSRAASARLRAVERIRARRAT